From one Diabrotica undecimpunctata isolate CICGRU unplaced genomic scaffold, icDiaUnde3 ctg00000595.1, whole genome shotgun sequence genomic stretch:
- the LOC140431227 gene encoding uncharacterized protein yields the protein MYRQILIKEEKRSLQKIIWRSDHTNSLETYTLNTVTYGTASASFLAIRCLQEVAHMYATDFPDIPLLILRDFYVDDLHAGGSTIEDIKRIQSLTSELMSRHGFQLRKWKTNAPILNFNNQNNVSLEIGANDTIKTLGLLWSPKSDTFHFNVQPIEHKCKVTKRLILSTISKIFDPLGLLSAVTITAKIILQDLWKLKIFLGRSRSHGYLYEMGYISDSTG from the coding sequence ATGTATCGACAAATACTGATAAAGGAGGAAAAACGCTCCTTACAAAAGATCATATGGCGATCTGATCATACAAACTCTCTCGAAACTTATACTTTAAACACCGTAACTTACGGTACTGCTTCTGCTAGTTTTCTTGCCATTAGATGTCTTCAAGAAGTGGCACATATGTATGCAACCGATTTTCCTGACATACCTTTACTAATTTTACGGGACTTTTATGTCGACGATCTTCACGCAGGTGGTTCGACAATAGAAGATATCAAACGCATTCAATCACTTACTTCCGAATTAATGTCTCGTCATGGTTTCCAATTGAGGAAATGGAAGACAAACGCTCCTATTTTAAACTTTAACAATCAAAATAATGTTTCCTTGGAAATTGGAGCTAACGATACTATCAAAACTTTGGGCTTATTGTGGAGTCCAAAATCTGACACTTTTCATTTCAATGTTCAACCTATAGAGCACAAGTGTAAAGTTACAAAGAGACTTATTCTTTCCactatatcaaaaatatttgatCCACTAGGTTTGCTTTCGGCTGTAACTATAACAGCTAAAATTATTCTCCAAGAtttgtggaaattaaaaattttcctgGGACGAAGTCGTTCCCATGGATATCTTTACGAAATGGGTTACATATCAGACTCAACTGGTTAA
- the LOC140431226 gene encoding uncharacterized protein, with protein sequence MQLDFEEITYWCDSTIVLVWIKTSPSLLKTFVANRVSQIQTLTESQTWRCVNTLENLANLLLRGISPTSLITFETWFHVPSWLAKPETHCPNRTFEPFQLPELLPASALIARVHMKLDIITKISSFVKLQSIIAYVLRFINNCKFSPKRRNLSCEAIDNALKYIIRLLQNEIFYDDLTHLKRHGNVDSKSKLLTLNPFIDKDNHIGGKLHNSDFCYDKKHPIVLDSKHHLTTILVRNEHLTLNHCGPQLLLASIREKFWPINGRQVVRRIVRDCIICCRVAPKLETYLMGNLPSSRLVPSRPFYNCGLDYAGPFLLKDRHTRNYKTIKGYIALFICLATKAIHLEVVSSLTTESFLATLYFSTRKMRLHPFGQW encoded by the coding sequence ATGCAATTAGATTTCGAAGAAATCACTTACTGGTGCGACTCCACTATTGTTCTAGTATGGATAAAGACTTCTCCGAGTTTGTTAAAGACCTTTGTGGCAAATAGAGTTTCTCAAATTCAAACTTTGACCGAATCTCAAACATGGCGTTGCGTGAATACACTTGAGAATCTCGCAAATCTTCTATTAAGGGGAATTTCTCCTACATCACTTATCACTTTCGAAACGTGGTTTCATGTCCCATCATGGCTAGCTAAACCAGAAACTCATTGCCCTAATAGAACATTCGAACCTTTTCAACTCCCTGAGCTTCTACCAGCATCAGCCCTTATCGCAAGAGTTCACATGAAATTGGACATCATCACTAAAATATCCTCATTTGTAAAACTACAGAGCATTATCGCTTATGTACTACgctttataaataattgtaaattttctCCTAAACGAAGGAACCTTTCTTGTGAGGCAATAGataatgctttaaaatatataattcgaCTAttacaaaatgaaatattttatgaCGACTTGACACACCTTAAGAGACATGGTAACGTTGACTCTAAAAGTAAACTACTTACCCTCAATCCGTTCATCGATAAGGATAACCACATTGGTGGAaaactgcataattctgatttttgttaCGATAAAAAACATCCCATTGTCCTTGATTCTAAACACCACTTAACTACTATTCTTGTACGAAATGAGCATCTTACCTTAAATCATTGCGGTCCTCAATTACTATTAGCTTCCATTCGTGAAAAATTTTGGCCCATTAATGGACGTCAAGTGGTTCGCAGAATCGTTCGCGATTGTATTATCTGTTGTAGGGTGGCTCCTAAATTAGAAACCTATCTTATGGGTAATTTACCCTCGTCACGTCTTGTTCCCTCTAGGCCATTCTACAACTGTGGACTTGACTATGCAGGACCTTTTTTGCTAAAGGATCGACACACCCGAAATTATAAAACTATCAAGGGTTACATAGCTCTATTCATCTGTTTAGCAACtaaggccatacatttagaagTCGTGAGCAGCTTGACCACGGAAAGTTTTCTAGCAACGCTTTATTTCTCGACGCGGAAAATGCGCCTCCATCCTTTCGGACAATGGTAG
- the LOC140431229 gene encoding uncharacterized protein, translating into MGNLPEDRLSITTRPFQKIGVDYGGPFLLKSSSLRKAPKVKAYIAIFVCMVTKAVHIEVVSDITTSSFRLTLKRFISRRGNPNVIYSDNATCFSGARNQLYHLYKFFKNKSNSQTIVEYLSENQISWKFISPRSPHWAGICEASVKSAKYHMRRLIGSSSFTFEQFYTVMVQIKAVMNSRPICAMSSDPSDYTFLSPGHFIIGFSLTAHPEQNLEKIPENKLSAFQQIAKVQQSFWKKWSVDYLNRLENSPKWSRPRDNIKVNDLDLLREDDVPPLKWPLARVVDTMPGQDGKVRVVKLKTINGQFTRAISKISVLPRQDKEE; encoded by the coding sequence ATGGGTAACTTACCTGAAGATAGGTTGTCCATTACAACAAGACCTTTTCAAAAAATAGGTGTAGATTATGGTGGACCCTTTCTGTTAAAATCTTCTTCACTCCGAAAAGCGCCAAAAGTCAAGGCATACATAGCCATTTTCGTGTGCATGGTGACCAAAGCTGTGCACATTGAGGTTGTTTCTGATATAACAACTTCTTCCTTTCGATTAACACTCAAAAGGTTCATCTCCCGACGTGGTAACCCAAATGTCATTTACAGTGACAATGCCACATGTTTTTCTGGTGCAAGAAACCAACTCTACCACTTatacaaattctttaaaaataagtCAAATTCTCAAACCATTGTGGAATATCTGTCTGAAAATCAAATCTCATGGAAGTTTATTTCCCCTAGATCTCCTCATTGGGCTGGGATCTGTGAAGCTTCAGTAAAAAGCGCTAAATATCATATGCGTAGACTAATAGGATCTTCTTCTTTCACTTTCGAACAGTTTTATACTGTCATGGTTCAAATTAAAGCTGTGATGAATTCAAGGCCTATCTGTGCCATGTCCAGCGACCCTTCTGATTACACTTTTCTCAGTCCTGGGCACTTTATAATAGGCTTCAGCCTGACTGCGCATCCTGAGCAAAACTTAGAAAAAATCCCGGAAAATAAACTATCCGCGTTTCAACAAATTGCAAAAGTACAACAAAGTTTCTGGAAAAAGTGGTCTGTTGACTACTTAAACCGCTTAGAAAACTCTCCAAAATGGTCCCGACCAAGGGATAACATAAAAGTCAATGACTTAGATCTTCTTAGAGAGGACGATGTACCTCCTCTAAAATGGCCTCTAGCACGGGTAGTTGATACAATGCCCGGTCAAGATGGCAAAGTCAGAGTGGTCAAGTTAAAGACCATCAATGGTCAATTTACAAGGGCAATCTCTAAAATTTCGGTTCTCCCTAGGCAAGATAAAGAAGAGTAG
- the LOC140431228 gene encoding uncharacterized protein, whose amino-acid sequence MTLRYELDKLFDLYRSTVIDYSKIETSNTEFLDKSHKNIFTIFWQNKLEELHEKIMNVIFKENVKYSNSQKLIETNNQTSSSLPCSSPGISESSHALIARNISFEHKSTTLLSTVKIKVFDISGNEYEARALLDNGSESNFISQRLLNLHRFPTTKTHFSISGINQTHSFVSYRTSVKFKSKILNFSQVISCLVLPEIAGYLPSVTFDKKILNIPSSITLADPDFNISSPIDLLIGADLFWNLICIGQIKFSPGQPILQKTKLGWIISGPLFPNNSVAARTTCHLSTINNLSIEDQLQKFRDIEECIKTKFLSNEELSCEDHFLKTTSLNSSGRFVVSLPLKSSVDNLGNSKTTATKIFYSLEKKLNANFELKDDYTRFIDEYLSLHHMFVSPFVTIGSEFFLPHNCVYKGNKIRVVFDGSANTDSGISLNDILMVGPNLQDDLFTIISRFRKHSFVLTADI is encoded by the exons ATGACACTAAGATACGAACTTGATAAGTTGTTCGACTTGTATAGATCTACAgtaatcgattattctaaaattgaaacgtCGAATACGGAATTCCTAGATAAATCTCATAAAAATATCTTTACCATTTtctggcaaaataaacttgaggAACTTCACGAGAAAATAATGAACGTTATATTTAAGGAAAATGTAAAATACA GTAACTCACAAAAGCTTATTGAAACCAATAATCAAACCAGCAGCAGTTTACCTTGCTCAAGTCCAGGTATATCAGAAAGCTCTCATGCACTGATAGCACGTAACATTTCGTTTGAGCACAAATCTACTACTTTGCTATCAACTGTAAAAATAAAAGTCTTTGACATCTCAGGTAACGAATACGAGGCTCGTGCGCTTCTAGATAACGGCTCGGAAAGTAATTTTATTTCCCAGCGCCTATTAAACCTTCACAGGTTTCCTACAACCAAAACACATTTTTCTATTTCTGGTATAAACCAAACACATTCTTTTGTAAGCTATAGAACATCAGTAAAATTTAAATccaaaattttaaacttttctcaAGTAATTTCTTGCTTAGTACTTCCAGAAATTGCAGGATATTTACCTTCTGTCACATTCgataagaaaatacttaatatcCCTTCTAGTATTACTCTGGCCGATCCAGACTTCAATATTTCATCTCCTATTGATCTTCTTATCGGTGCAGATCTCTTCTGGAATTTAATTTGTATTGGTCAGATTAAATTCTCACCTGGACAACCGATTCTTCAAAAAACCAAACTCGGATGGATTATCTCAGGTCCATTATTTCCAAACAATAGCGTTGCAGCCAGAACTACATGCCATTTGTCGACCATAAACAATTTAAGCATTGAAGATCAACTTCAAAAATTTAGGGACATTGAAGAAtgcataaaaacaaaatttttgtccAACGAAGAACTTTCTTGTGAAGATCACTTCTTAAAAACGACCTCTCTTAATTCTTCTGGTAGGTTTGTAGTATCACTTCCCTTGAAATCTTCCGTCGACAATCTAGGCAACTCTAAGACTAcagcaacaaaaatattttattctctcGAAAAGAAGCTTAATGCGAATTTTGAATTAAAAGATGATTACACTCGATTTATCGATGAATATTTATCCTTACACCATATGTTCGTTTCACCCTTTGTAACCATAGGATCTGAGTTCTTTCTTCCTCATAATTGTGTCTATAAAGGCAATAAAATTCGTGTTGTTTTTGACGGTTCTGCCAATACAGATTCAGGTATTTCCCTGAACGACATTCTTATGGTTGGACCTAATTTGCAAGATGATCTTTTCACTATCATCTCACGTTTTCGTAAACATAGTTTTGTACTAACAGCCGATATATAA